From the Candidatus Hydrogenedens sp. genome, the window AGGGAATTTTGGGAGAACCTATGGGCAGTTAATTCTACATCGGGAACAGAATCAGGACGGAGTACACAATATGGGAAGATTTTAACCTTCTGAACGTGGGAAGTAGATGTAATTTTGTTTTTTAGTAAAGTGGCATATATGTTCAATTTATGCCAACGATATTCAATGGACTCTGGGAAAAGAATAAACTCATCAATGTGCTTCTCTTCAACCTGTTTGAGAATATCCTGTGCGATACACTGTTCCTGAGATGAACTATATGCATATAAACCATTGAGGAATATCTGACAACCCATCATGATAATACAAAGGAGCGTTGTTGCTTTGACAATGCTCGTTTTCCAGCGGGGATGTTTCTGAATTATTCCACATACCCATGACACCGATATACAAAAGAGCATCAGTGGAAATAAAGCGGATGGGTTGTGCAATGGTTGAGAGAGGTTAACGCCATTTTTATGAGAAAACATGCACAGAAAAACAATACCTCCTAACAATAATGCCAGATATTTTTGTTTTGCTTTTCCTGCAACAAATACAAGGACAAATATGCTTAATGCACCATAAAAAATGGGTAAAATACTGTTCCAATGATATTTTTTTATAGTTATAGGTAGCCAACCAATAGGATACACAAGTAATGAAAATTGGGGGATAAAATCTAAAGAAAAGAGATAACTGGATTGATTTATTCTTAAGAAATATAATGCGGGTAACATTAGGAGAAGAGACATTCCAATATATTGTTTTAGGTCAAGTCCTTGAATATCTTTGTTCAATAAAAACCCAAATCCAATAATAATAATAAAAGGAGCGGATAATGGAGCCACAAACAAAGCAATTAGTGATAAGAGCCAGATAAATATAAATCGGGAGTTCTGGGTATAAACAGAATATGCAAAAAGTAGTAATAAAATAGCGTTTATTAATATTGAGGCTAATGTCTCATAACCATTTAATTGTACAACCTGCTGTTGTGTGAGGGGATGTGCCATAAACAATACTGCTGAAAGAGACCCCAACCACCATGGTCCGCCAGTGAAAAAACGGGTTGTAAAAAAGAGTATGACCATAAGAACATAGAGTAACAAAAAATTTACTAAGCGAAACACGATAGAACTAAACGTAAAAATCATAGATAATACAAACGAGTCCGAACCATATATCGGCTGATTAACAAATGTATTGTGGAACCAGAGATAATCCGAACCAGAACGAGGCAAGAAGATAACCCACAAAAACACCGCCGATACATAGAGAAAATCAAGAAACAGGAAAATTCGAACCTGCTTCCAGTCTTCATCTGTCTTTACAATATTTTTAAATATTTTCTTCATGTATATATGTTTGTAATTATTTATTTTCCCCGAACGAAACGTAAATGGTTGTTTTTAGTTCCGTTCTTGATGAATGAAAATAACCATTGTTAGTTTTCGTGAAGTTTTTGCCAAATTCCTCTAATTCTCCTTTTGTAATTTTTTTGTGGTTCTCAAAGAGGATATTTGCTTTTTCTGTTTTGTTATTAAAGGAATGCCAGTCTGTCATTTCAAGCATTTTATTTGTTTTATTCATGTTTTTGCTTCTTTTTCTTCCATATCTATTTAATTTAATTGTTACTTATATTTGCACAGAGTTTTTTGTGTTAAATTATACAAATTCTGTGTTTATGATTATAACGAATAATTTACTAAATGTTCAGATATTTCTTTTCGTGCTCCCTCATTGAACCATTAAAGTTTTTTGTCCCCATTTATGTAAATATCTTTTAAGATTATCTTATCGCTATTTTCAGTAATTATGTATTGCTCTTTTTCAGTCTGATCAAATAGATGAATATTTGAAATAATAGGTGCTTGGACATCTGTAATAAAAAGAGCAGGTCGGTTATCTTTTTCTTCCGTGTGTATGGTGATATTATCCATAAACATATTTTTTACATGTCTTATGAAAAAACCATATGCAGGTAACGTCCCGAACATTCTATATTCTGGATAAGCATCTTCTTTTTCTTCGGGAATGCCTATTTGGTTTTCTACACCTCCTTTGAATGTTAGATTTATATCTCGCAAAGTGAGTTCCTCAATATAATGATTTGGTAATCCTGAGATGGGACAGCCAATATAATCAGCATCTGTAGCAATAATATTAGAAATAACTATCTTTTTCATTGTCCCCACAGAGGTAACAGGCTTGTCGGGACAGCAAGGTCGTGCACGGTTTCCTAAACGAATGAAAATGGGATTCCTTACATTCTTCATTGAAATATTGTTAACAACAATATTCTCTGTTATTCCTCCATCTACGGTTTGAATTGTTACACCAGATATGCGGGTATCATAAATAGTGCAATTGCTAATTGAAATATTCTGAAACCCGCCATTTGATTCCGTCCCCATTTTCAAGGCATTGCATAAGGAACTTAAAATGCAATTCGTAACAGTTATGTTTTTACATGGTTTGGGTGATGTGCTTTTGAGGACGATAGAATCGTCTCCAGAAATAATATGGCAGTCGCTAACGATGACATCTTCGCAGGAATCAATGTCAATGCCATCATTATTGTGATTGCAACGGCTGTTAATTTTTATATTCGAACAGTGGACGTTACCACATGCAAGCAAATGAATAGTCCACATTGCACCATTTTCAAAAGTTATTCCTTCTAAATTTACGTCTTTGCACTCAATCAATCGTACGAGGTAAGGTCGAAATTTGTATTTTCTGTTTTCATCCTCCTTAAACTGTTCTCCTTGTCCATAGATTTTTCCATAACCGACAATCCCAATATTTGTCTGTTTTTCTGAAAAAATGAGTGCCCGTTGCGAATAATTGTCTGTATAAGAACGATATGTGGGTATTATTTCAGGAAAATCTTCGATATTGGTGCTACTTATTAATAAACTCCCTGGGCTGAGATAGAGAAACACATTGTTTTTCAAAACAATCGTTCCTGTTAAAAATCTTCCTGTCGGAATAATTACAATTCCCCCTCCTTGTTCCGAAACTGTGTCAATGGCTTCTTGAATAAAGTGTGTGTTCAAAGTCTTTCCATCTGGGATGGCTCCAAATGTGAGTATTGAGGTGCCAAATGACTCCATTATTGGAAAGAGTTTGTCTTTCTTTTCTGTCTGTGCATACGTTGTGAATGAAGTAACTATTAAAATACATAAAGTGACAATCAAGTACTGTTTCATAGGCGAAACCTTTATTCATTTAGTATATTTACCATTCCTGCTCTTCTTTTATATATTGGATTAACGAAACCACCTATTTTTTCTATTTCCTTTATTAGTTGCGTTGCGAGGTTAGTATCTTTATCTATATATATAGCACGAATAAGGGGCTGATAATGCTTTTTATGAATACCTGTTGGGTCTCTTTCAAAGCATTGTTGCATTGTATTTATGGCTTCTTGTTCACGATTTTGTTCCATCTGGCTAATAGTAAGGGAATGATATCCCCAAGGTGTCTGTGGTTGAAGATATATTGCACATCTGGCGAACCATTCCGCAAGTTCAGGTTCATTTCTATCGAGGGCAGACCATGCTATATAATTCCAAATCATAGGGGTTGGTGGGTGATAAAAATCGATGTAGTTTCGCAATGTATGATGAGCCTTTTCTAAAATATTGTCAGGGGCATTTACTTTCTTCAGAACCTCAATAAATGGTCTATAATCCACATATTCGGGAATCTCTTCCATTTCAGTAAAAGAATCTGGTCTCTTACTCAAATGATATAACCAAAGGCCATTCATCCCCGGTAGAAATGTTTTTTCAAATGTTAACCCTGCTTTATGGAAGTATGTTTCTATAACATTATCGTCAGGAAAATGGAAAACATACCTTTCTATAACCAGCCATACACGTTGTTTTTGTTTGTCTATGAGAAGTCTTTTGACACAATTCATGGTGTCGGAACAACTATAGACAGGAATTATATTTTCAGTAGAGATTCCTGAATAGTATGCAAGCATTTCATTTGTTATTGGGGTAGCAATATAAAAGATTCCCCAGGTAAGTATTGGCTCATCAGGTTTGCGTTGTTGAGAAATAATCTTTCCTGCAGTCTTAAAATCCGTTGTTTTTTGGGACAGTAATGAAACGAATGTTTGATAGGAAAAGGCAATTATAATCCATACCAACAATATTCGCCTAATTTTAGAATGTTCTATATTCATGAGGGTATATGCAATAAGAGGATACATGGCAAATGAACTATATAGGGTATATCTTGTTTGCATGCATGGCCAGATAAAAAAAGAAAGGAAGGTCAGGATAAGAACAGGTGCTATAACGACAGTCAGGAGGAAAGATATAATTGGTTGTGATGTAATTAACCAA encodes:
- a CDS encoding glycoside hydrolase family 28 protein gives rise to the protein MKQYLIVTLCILIVTSFTTYAQTEKKDKLFPIMESFGTSILTFGAIPDGKTLNTHFIQEAIDTVSEQGGGIVIIPTGRFLTGTIVLKNNVFLYLSPGSLLISSTNIEDFPEIIPTYRSYTDNYSQRALIFSEKQTNIGIVGYGKIYGQGEQFKEDENRKYKFRPYLVRLIECKDVNLEGITFENGAMWTIHLLACGNVHCSNIKINSRCNHNNDGIDIDSCEDVIVSDCHIISGDDSIVLKSTSPKPCKNITVTNCILSSLCNALKMGTESNGGFQNISISNCTIYDTRISGVTIQTVDGGITENIVVNNISMKNVRNPIFIRLGNRARPCCPDKPVTSVGTMKKIVISNIIATDADYIGCPISGLPNHYIEELTLRDINLTFKGGVENQIGIPEEKEDAYPEYRMFGTLPAYGFFIRHVKNMFMDNITIHTEEKDNRPALFITDVQAPIISNIHLFDQTEKEQYIITENSDKIILKDIYINGDKKL